From one Borrelia hispanica CRI genomic stretch:
- a CDS encoding single-stranded DNA-binding protein, with protein MMGVLMSDINNITLSGRLVRDSLLSYSSTNLAILNFAIANNIKVKREGEWRDNAQFFNCVLFGKRAETLLHFLLKGKQVVVQGSMRHEYYKDKHSGIDKIKSIIFVDQLRLFGGGSKYHNPKVDIPVPIPTPVPDPACEFNEDIPF; from the coding sequence ATGATGGGTGTTTTGATGTCTGACATTAATAATATCACATTATCAGGACGTTTAGTTAGAGATTCACTTTTATCTTATAGTAGTACAAATTTAGCTATATTAAATTTTGCTATAGCTAATAATATTAAAGTTAAAAGAGAAGGTGAGTGGAGAGATAATGCCCAATTTTTTAATTGTGTATTATTTGGTAAGCGAGCAGAAACTCTTCTTCATTTTCTTCTTAAAGGCAAGCAAGTTGTTGTTCAAGGGTCTATGAGACATGAGTATTATAAGGATAAACATAGTGGAATTGATAAAATTAAAAGCATTATTTTTGTAGATCAACTGAGATTGTTTGGTGGGGGTAGTAAGTATCATAATCCTAAAGTTGATATTCCTGTTCCTATTCCTACTCCTGTTCCTGATCCTGCTTGTGAATTTAATGAAGATATTCCTTTTTAG
- a CDS encoding DUF261 domain-containing protein: MKLRQTDNRFIEEIRRWGCYFLSLHYYISSLTKNKFDFNDINNNYYQFVSLGYMRINCYILNPCRILSVFGIKRDVRIEDKSYKCLKDEFEISEVNIKNIAGAHFMATNNTEVLYDPLYLKDRGQEYHLKSKSIFRKI; encoded by the coding sequence ATGAAATTAAGACAAACTGATAATAGATTTATTGAAGAGATTAGACGTTGGGGTTGTTACTTTTTATCTTTGCATTATTACATATCATCACTTACAAAGAACAAATTTGACTTTAATGATATTAATAATAATTATTATCAATTTGTTAGTTTAGGTTATATGAGGATTAATTGTTATATTTTAAATCCATGTAGAATTTTGAGTGTTTTTGGAATTAAACGAGATGTTCGTATTGAGGATAAATCTTATAAATGTTTAAAGGATGAATTTGAGATAAGTGAAGTTAATATAAAAAATATTGCAGGAGCCCATTTTATGGCAACAAATAATACAGAAGTTTTATATGATCCTCTTTATCTTAAAGATAGAGGGCAAGAATATCATCTTAAATCTAAGAGTATATTTAGAAAAATATAG